A genome region from Blautia coccoides includes the following:
- the nikC gene encoding nickel transporter permease, with amino-acid sequence MRKRDHTKLKCVILAVLVGLLLLAAVFAQYIVPYDPYAQDLEHALQPPGGAHLLGTDRYGRDMLSRVIMGGQTTIFSSLALVLIIMAVGTVIGVFCGYKGGKTDTVLMRISDIFLAFPGMVFAIAVAGVTGGGVINAVAALACISWPKFARIARSQVMTLKEAPFIAAARLSGCKTWKIIGKHMLPNIAGPILITGVLDIGTMMMEIAGLSFLGLGAVPPIAEWGSMMSSGRSMLQTSPWVILAPGFAIFFTVMLFNLLGDTVRDVMDPRGNKKQKRKGD; translated from the coding sequence ATGAGGAAGAGAGACCATACAAAACTGAAATGTGTTATTTTGGCTGTATTAGTGGGACTTCTGCTTTTGGCCGCAGTTTTTGCCCAATACATTGTGCCCTATGATCCTTATGCACAGGATTTGGAACATGCGCTTCAGCCGCCGGGAGGGGCGCATTTATTGGGGACAGACCGATACGGAAGAGATATGCTTTCCCGGGTGATCATGGGAGGACAGACAACAATCTTTTCCTCTCTGGCGCTGGTGCTCATCATTATGGCAGTGGGAACTGTTATAGGGGTATTTTGCGGATATAAGGGAGGAAAAACGGACACTGTGCTCATGAGGATCTCCGATATCTTTCTGGCATTTCCGGGAATGGTTTTTGCTATTGCGGTGGCAGGGGTTACCGGGGGAGGGGTTATCAATGCAGTGGCTGCGCTGGCATGTATATCCTGGCCGAAATTTGCCAGGATCGCCAGAAGCCAGGTGATGACCCTGAAAGAAGCGCCTTTTATCGCGGCAGCCCGGTTGTCAGGCTGCAAAACGTGGAAGATCATCGGAAAGCATATGCTGCCAAATATTGCAGGACCGATCCTTATCACCGGTGTCCTGGATATCGGTACTATGATGATGGAGATCGCGGGCCTGTCCTTTTTGGGACTGGGAGCAGTTCCCCCTATAGCAGAGTGGGGATCTATGATGAGCAGTGGAAGGAGTATGCTTCAGACGTCTCCCTGGGTGATCCTTGCCCCGGGTTTTGCAATATTTTTCACAGTTATGTTATTTAATCTGTTAGGCGATACCGTGAGGGACGTTATGGATCCCCGCGGAAATAAAAAACAGAAAAGAAAAGGAGATTAG
- a CDS encoding Gfo/Idh/MocA family protein, giving the protein MERVRTAVVGCGVISEVYLQAFQEKFRVIELTACSDIDREKMEHTAKKYGIRPMQWQEILEDSSIELVVNLTNPSVHYTLTLQAIEAGKHVFSEKMLAVTFEEGLELCRQADLHQVRLGAAPDTFLGGGLQTAADAVRRGLAGEIISGIVSLTRDYSLLGEILPHLNRKGGSILYDMGCYYLTALCSILGPIERISAFGKKRNPVRHGNRVGGPLFEKEFTVEDCNVLTALLEFACGTLVTFHLNGACIAEETFHLELCGSKGILTLGDPNTFEGKTTLQKTGNPPAVLPYTHGYREQSRGLGAAEMAWAIRKGRPHRAGKEMALHVLEAAQGMTESLETGNTYNMKTVFTVPEPLPEGYIGNGFWGHTEESALL; this is encoded by the coding sequence ATGGAAAGAGTGAGAACTGCGGTAGTGGGCTGCGGGGTTATCAGTGAGGTATACCTTCAGGCGTTTCAGGAGAAATTCCGCGTCATAGAACTTACAGCCTGCTCAGATATAGACCGGGAAAAGATGGAGCACACGGCAAAAAAATACGGCATCCGTCCTATGCAGTGGCAGGAAATCCTGGAAGACAGCAGCATAGAACTGGTGGTGAACCTGACAAATCCGTCGGTCCACTATACTCTCACACTTCAGGCAATAGAGGCGGGAAAGCATGTATTTTCGGAAAAAATGCTGGCAGTCACCTTTGAGGAGGGACTGGAACTCTGCCGTCAGGCAGATCTGCATCAGGTACGCCTGGGCGCAGCGCCGGACACATTTTTGGGCGGAGGGCTTCAGACTGCTGCCGATGCGGTCCGCCGGGGACTGGCAGGGGAGATCATAAGCGGTATTGTGTCCCTCACCAGGGATTACAGCCTGTTGGGAGAAATCCTTCCGCATCTGAACCGGAAAGGCGGATCTATCCTGTATGATATGGGCTGTTATTACCTGACAGCCCTGTGCAGTATCCTTGGACCCATTGAACGGATCAGCGCCTTTGGAAAAAAAAGAAATCCTGTGAGGCACGGAAACAGAGTGGGAGGGCCGCTCTTTGAAAAAGAGTTTACTGTGGAGGACTGTAACGTACTCACAGCCCTGCTGGAATTTGCCTGTGGGACACTGGTAACCTTCCATTTAAATGGGGCATGTATAGCGGAGGAGACCTTTCATTTAGAGCTGTGCGGCAGTAAAGGGATTCTGACGCTGGGCGATCCCAATACCTTTGAGGGGAAAACAACCCTTCAAAAAACAGGGAACCCGCCGGCTGTCCTTCCCTATACACACGGATACCGGGAACAATCCCGGGGGCTGGGGGCAGCGGAGATGGCCTGGGCTATTCGGAAAGGACGGCCCCACAGAGCGGGCAAAGAGATGGCGCTCCATGTATTGGAGGCAGCACAGGGAATGACAGAGAGCCTGGAGACGGGAAACACATATAACATGAAAACGGTATTTACGGTTCCGGAGCCGCTCCCCGAGGGATATATAGGGAATGGATTCTGGGGACATACAGAGGAAAGTGCGCTACTTTAG
- a CDS encoding ABC transporter substrate-binding protein, whose translation MYKKRLFSRKAGAVLLALCMTTGVLSGCGGSGTEEKAGTETETKGSASGEGKVLNFGDTTFNAENDESDVNPHNGYSGWACIRYGIGETLFKYSKEMEPEPWLAEGYELVDENTWKITLRENVTFTSGRKLDAQAVRECLDDLVSVHERAKGDLKIKETTADGQVLTIVTEEPVPALINYLSDPYGCIIDMDAGVTEDGNVSGTGPYTAKEVKTDIGLTLVKNENYWDGEPKLDTIHVKTISDGDTMTMAMQSGELDAAYGLPYASLPLFSGDSYTISSVETSRSFFGQINYDTPALQDEKVREAIAMSIDKENFTKTLLDGNGTAAAGPFPANFAFGDDMVTAPGYEPEKAKKLLEEAGWKDSDGDGYVDKDGENLTIRWVTYPSRQELPLLAESVQATLKEIGIKVDVNCSADFQSFLDSGEWDIYAGAFVCAPTGDPEYFFTTHCLDESSKNRGGYHSDKLEELEKEMKSTFDTDERAKLAVQMTQTILDDNAFIFASHLKMSIVSAKGVTGLEAHPCDYYEITVNLDKN comes from the coding sequence ATGTATAAAAAGAGATTGTTCAGCAGGAAAGCGGGGGCTGTATTACTGGCCCTCTGTATGACCACAGGTGTTTTATCCGGCTGCGGCGGCAGCGGCACAGAAGAGAAAGCAGGGACGGAAACAGAGACAAAGGGCAGCGCGTCAGGAGAAGGAAAGGTATTGAATTTCGGAGATACCACATTCAATGCAGAGAACGATGAATCGGATGTAAATCCTCACAACGGGTATTCCGGATGGGCTTGTATCCGCTATGGCATTGGGGAGACCCTGTTTAAATATTCCAAGGAAATGGAACCAGAACCATGGCTTGCAGAAGGGTATGAACTGGTGGATGAAAATACCTGGAAGATCACTCTGCGGGAAAATGTGACTTTTACCAGCGGCCGCAAACTGGACGCCCAGGCAGTAAGGGAATGCCTGGATGACCTGGTAAGTGTTCATGAGAGGGCAAAAGGAGATCTAAAGATCAAGGAAACTACGGCGGATGGCCAGGTTTTGACTATAGTCACAGAAGAACCCGTTCCCGCGCTGATCAATTACCTGTCAGATCCCTATGGATGTATCATAGACATGGATGCCGGCGTTACAGAGGACGGTAATGTGTCCGGAACAGGGCCTTATACTGCCAAGGAGGTAAAGACAGATATAGGCCTTACTTTAGTGAAAAATGAAAATTATTGGGATGGGGAGCCAAAGCTGGATACCATACATGTTAAGACTATTTCGGATGGGGATACCATGACCATGGCTATGCAGTCCGGTGAGCTTGACGCGGCCTATGGCCTTCCCTATGCCAGTCTGCCGCTGTTTTCGGGAGATTCCTATACCATATCTTCGGTAGAAACTTCACGCTCCTTCTTTGGACAGATCAATTATGACACTCCGGCGCTTCAGGATGAAAAGGTAAGAGAAGCCATTGCCATGTCAATTGATAAAGAAAATTTCACCAAGACACTTTTGGATGGAAACGGCACAGCGGCGGCAGGACCTTTCCCGGCAAACTTTGCTTTTGGAGATGATATGGTTACGGCACCGGGATATGAACCTGAGAAAGCAAAGAAGCTTTTGGAAGAGGCAGGCTGGAAGGACAGCGACGGGGACGGATATGTGGACAAGGACGGAGAGAACCTGACGATCCGCTGGGTCACATATCCAAGCCGGCAGGAACTTCCGCTGCTTGCGGAATCTGTGCAGGCCACTTTAAAAGAGATCGGTATCAAGGTGGATGTGAATTGTTCAGCCGATTTTCAGAGTTTTCTGGACAGCGGGGAGTGGGACATTTATGCAGGCGCGTTTGTCTGCGCACCCACAGGTGATCCGGAATACTTTTTTACCACACACTGTCTGGATGAATCTTCAAAAAACCGCGGCGGTTATCACAGTGACAAGCTGGAGGAACTGGAAAAAGAGATGAAGTCTACCTTTGACACGGATGAGAGGGCAAAGCTGGCGGTGCAGATGACACAGACTATTTTGGATGACAATGCCTTTATTTTTGCCTCACATCTGAAAATGTCAATAGTATCCGCAAAAGGAGTAACCGGTTTGGAGGCACATCCCTGCGATTATTATGAAATTACAGTGAATCTGGATAAAAACTAA
- the nikB gene encoding nickel ABC transporter permease yields MRKYIIKRLLQLIPILIGITLLSFILMQTSSMDAIDVMEQNTGGSMSEVEKAAAREELGLDKPLPEQYVVWLKGVLTGDMGKSFVSGQPVFTTFVSKLPATMALAVTSVLLTVLISIPFGILSAVKQNSFWDYLIRFFSFIGNSLPNFFVSLLLIYFFALKLGWFPVMGNTQGWKSIILPTLTLALAMAAKYTRQVRAAVLEELNKEYVQGARARGVQENKILYFSVLKASMLTIVTLLALSIGSLLGGTAIVESIFMWDGVGKMAVDAITMRDYPVIQAYVIWMAVIYVLVNLVTDIIYCCLDPRIRMGQEEAG; encoded by the coding sequence ATGAGAAAGTACATAATAAAAAGGCTTCTGCAGCTTATTCCGATCCTGATAGGGATCACTTTGCTGTCCTTTATTTTAATGCAGACGTCTTCCATGGATGCCATTGATGTAATGGAGCAGAATACAGGGGGGTCTATGTCTGAGGTTGAGAAAGCTGCGGCGAGGGAAGAACTGGGACTGGATAAGCCTCTTCCCGAGCAGTATGTGGTGTGGCTGAAAGGTGTGCTCACAGGTGATATGGGGAAATCCTTTGTATCGGGACAGCCTGTATTTACAACTTTTGTATCAAAGCTTCCGGCCACGATGGCGCTGGCCGTCACATCTGTTTTGCTGACTGTATTGATCTCGATTCCTTTTGGAATCCTATCGGCTGTAAAGCAGAACAGCTTTTGGGATTATCTGATACGCTTTTTCAGTTTTATCGGAAATTCCCTTCCGAACTTTTTTGTGTCTTTGCTGCTGATCTATTTTTTCGCCCTGAAGCTTGGCTGGTTTCCGGTTATGGGAAACACCCAGGGATGGAAGAGTATTATCCTGCCAACGCTTACCCTGGCTCTTGCAATGGCGGCAAAATACACCAGACAGGTGCGTGCCGCAGTGCTGGAGGAGCTGAATAAAGAGTATGTACAGGGGGCAAGGGCACGGGGGGTACAGGAAAATAAAATATTATATTTCAGTGTGCTGAAAGCATCTATGCTGACCATCGTCACACTTCTGGCGTTATCCATCGGTTCCCTGCTGGGAGGGACAGCCATTGTCGAGTCCATATTTATGTGGGACGGTGTAGGGAAAATGGCTGTCGATGCCATAACTATGCGTGATTATCCGGTGATCCAGGCGTATGTCATCTGGATGGCTGTCATTTATGTGCTGGTGAATCTTGTTACAGATATCATTTACTGCTGTCTGGACCCAAGGATCCGCATGGGACAGGAGGAAGCCGGATGA
- a CDS encoding RidA family protein: MKVVSTDKAPAAIGPYSQAMILNGVVFTSGQIPIDPATGEITAMTIEEQAEQVMKNLGEVLKEAGSSYEKTVKTTCFLSDMGNFASFNEVYGKYFTGKPARSCVAVKTLPKNVLCEVEAIAEI; this comes from the coding sequence ATGAAGGTAGTAAGCACTGACAAGGCTCCGGCAGCGATCGGACCATATTCACAGGCAATGATTTTAAACGGAGTGGTATTCACTTCCGGTCAGATCCCCATTGACCCGGCCACAGGCGAAATTACAGCAATGACCATTGAGGAGCAGGCAGAACAGGTGATGAAGAATCTGGGCGAGGTGCTCAAAGAGGCGGGAAGCAGCTATGAGAAAACAGTTAAGACAACCTGTTTTCTGTCAGATATGGGCAACTTTGCATCATTTAATGAGGTATATGGAAAATATTTCACAGGCAAACCGGCACGTTCCTGCGTAGCAGTAAAGACACTGCCTAAGAATGTACTGTGTGAAGTGGAGGCAATCGCTGAAATTTAA
- a CDS encoding hydroxypyruvate isomerase family protein → MKISVCIDAVYAGKDITAAIDDVMANGLDTIEFWGWEDKDIQKLAQYQKKKGFRVAAFCTKFISLTDPLLRGDYVKGLEETLEIAERLNCRCLITQTGADTGKDREIQKKSLIEGLKACAPILERKGVTLVVEPLNLRVDHQGYFLSGSDEAAEILKEVGSPNVKMLFDIYHQQITEGDLIRRIQKYLPCIGHFHAAGNPGRHELYQSEINYPYVFQAIENEAYEGYMGLEYFPEDAPEAGLVYAKKVSGWKE, encoded by the coding sequence TTGAAAATTTCTGTGTGTATAGACGCAGTCTATGCAGGGAAAGACATCACGGCCGCCATTGATGATGTGATGGCAAATGGGCTGGATACCATTGAATTTTGGGGCTGGGAGGATAAGGATATACAGAAGCTTGCCCAATATCAGAAGAAAAAGGGATTCCGGGTTGCTGCCTTTTGTACTAAGTTTATCAGCCTCACAGACCCGCTGCTTCGGGGGGATTATGTGAAGGGACTGGAGGAAACGCTGGAAATCGCAGAGCGTTTAAATTGCAGATGCCTGATCACACAGACCGGGGCAGATACAGGAAAGGACCGGGAAATACAGAAAAAATCTCTGATAGAAGGACTGAAAGCCTGCGCGCCTATTCTGGAAAGGAAGGGGGTCACCTTGGTGGTGGAGCCGCTGAATCTGAGAGTGGATCATCAGGGGTACTTCCTTTCCGGCTCGGATGAGGCGGCAGAGATCCTAAAGGAAGTGGGCAGTCCGAATGTGAAAATGCTGTTTGACATCTACCATCAGCAGATCACAGAAGGCGATCTGATCCGCAGGATACAGAAGTACCTTCCCTGCATAGGCCATTTTCATGCGGCAGGCAATCCGGGACGGCATGAGTTGTATCAGTCGGAGATCAATTACCCTTATGTTTTCCAGGCAATAGAGAACGAAGCGTATGAAGGATATATGGGACTGGAATATTTCCCGGAGGATGCGCCGGAGGCAGGACTTGTCTATGCAAAGAAGGTGTCAGGATGGAAAGAGTGA
- a CDS encoding M14 family metallopeptidase has protein sequence MFNKETFILGNIKAEPGERCSGFLELAEGRFKLPVTILNGEKPGKTVLIMSGVHAGEYVGIQAAIELSEKLKTEKINGRIILVKVICRDAFECRGGSLGVEDKKNLNREFPGDPEGTATQQLAWAITKELFPAADFCIDLHSGDDYEQLTPYVYYAGRAEESVVAMSRKMAEQVDVPYMVRSTVATGGAYNYAAHTGIPGILIERGGMGGWTMEEVRSTRRDVRNILCSLGIYDGQRDYRVYYPLDVVDIRYQAASATGCWYPYKTPGDMIQGGEVLGIVKDYEGNVMEVCRAECDGVILCQTGSLQVLENGPMIAYGRIVKNFDDRKERITEYWAKRSESFMEQRRRELKSPLAERWLQEICQRLPKGKKLKILDVGCGSGFFSILLAKQGHEVTGTDLTPEMIVNSKQLAEEEKVSCRFLVMDAEKLEFEDNSFDVVISRNLTWTLPHVKEAYAEWKRVLKAEGILLNFDANYGASNFADTSELPKSHAHHTLGNEMMQECEEIKRQLPISSRVRPAWDVETLGQMGMEEFSIDLGISRRIYREKDEFYNPTPMFMICAGKSGQGMRG, from the coding sequence ATGTTTAATAAGGAAACATTTATTTTGGGAAATATAAAGGCAGAGCCGGGGGAGAGATGCAGTGGTTTTCTGGAACTGGCAGAGGGAAGATTCAAGCTGCCTGTGACCATCCTAAACGGTGAGAAACCGGGTAAGACGGTTCTCATCATGTCAGGAGTTCACGCAGGAGAATATGTGGGCATCCAGGCAGCCATTGAACTTTCGGAAAAACTAAAAACAGAGAAGATCAACGGAAGGATCATCCTTGTAAAAGTCATATGCAGGGATGCCTTTGAGTGCAGAGGCGGAAGTTTGGGCGTGGAGGATAAGAAAAACCTGAACCGGGAATTTCCCGGAGATCCGGAAGGGACGGCCACACAGCAGCTTGCATGGGCGATCACAAAAGAATTGTTTCCTGCGGCTGATTTCTGCATTGACCTGCACAGCGGCGACGATTACGAACAGCTCACCCCCTATGTGTATTATGCGGGGAGGGCAGAGGAATCTGTTGTGGCAATGTCAAGAAAGATGGCAGAGCAGGTGGATGTGCCCTATATGGTTCGGTCCACGGTTGCCACAGGCGGAGCTTATAATTATGCGGCACATACGGGGATTCCCGGTATCCTCATAGAGAGAGGCGGCATGGGCGGCTGGACCATGGAGGAGGTCCGTTCCACCAGAAGGGATGTGCGGAACATTCTATGTTCACTGGGTATTTATGATGGGCAGAGAGACTACCGTGTCTACTATCCTCTTGACGTGGTGGATATCAGATATCAAGCCGCGTCTGCCACTGGCTGCTGGTATCCCTATAAGACGCCGGGAGATATGATCCAGGGCGGGGAGGTTCTGGGTATTGTAAAGGACTATGAGGGGAATGTGATGGAGGTCTGCCGTGCGGAATGCGACGGTGTTATCCTGTGTCAGACAGGCAGTCTGCAGGTTCTGGAAAACGGCCCTATGATTGCTTACGGAAGAATCGTCAAGAACTTTGATGACAGAAAAGAGAGGATCACAGAATACTGGGCAAAGCGCAGCGAGAGCTTTATGGAGCAGAGGCGGAGAGAACTGAAAAGCCCTCTCGCAGAGCGCTGGCTGCAGGAAATTTGCCAGAGGCTTCCAAAAGGTAAGAAATTAAAAATTCTGGACGTGGGATGCGGCTCAGGTTTCTTTTCCATTCTTTTGGCAAAACAAGGGCACGAAGTGACAGGGACAGATCTGACCCCGGAGATGATCGTCAATTCCAAACAGCTTGCAGAGGAAGAAAAGGTCTCCTGCCGTTTTCTGGTCATGGATGCGGAGAAGCTGGAATTTGAAGATAACAGCTTTGATGTTGTTATCTCCAGGAATCTGACCTGGACGCTGCCCCATGTAAAGGAGGCTTACGCGGAGTGGAAAAGGGTACTGAAGGCGGAGGGAATCCTTTTGAATTTTGATGCCAATTATGGTGCCAGTAATTTTGCAGATACATCAGAACTGCCAAAAAGCCATGCACATCACACCCTCGGGAATGAAATGATGCAGGAGTGTGAGGAGATCAAGCGCCAGCTTCCCATCAGTTCCCGTGTCCGCCCGGCCTGGGATGTGGAGACGCTGGGGCAGATGGGAATGGAGGAGTTTTCCATAGATTTGGGGATCAGCAGGCGGATCTATAGAGAGAAGGATGAATTCTATAACCCCACGCCTATGTTTATGATATGCGCGGGAAAGAGTGGACAAGGGATGAGAGGATGA
- a CDS encoding class I SAM-dependent methyltransferase, protein MLLEKIERYWSTRTEGYSEVNHKELEGNQKEAWLELLEGEFPRLPKEEIKILDIGTGPGFFPIILAGAGYMVTAVDYTREMLEKAMENAGSLCEKINFYRMDAQNLEFEDNTFDVVISRNLTWNLEKPEQAYKEWHRVLKPGGKLLNFDANWYGYLYDEKKREAYEQDRKNVEQLSLDDHYLCTDIDAMEQIALQMPLSARMRPEWDWEILKNTGFAKVRTDTEVWDRVWSREEKLNYGSTPMFMINAQKGDSKVYV, encoded by the coding sequence ATGTTATTGGAGAAAATAGAGAGATACTGGAGCACGCGCACAGAAGGATATTCGGAAGTGAACCACAAGGAACTGGAGGGAAATCAAAAGGAGGCCTGGCTGGAATTGCTGGAGGGAGAATTTCCAAGGCTGCCCAAAGAAGAGATAAAAATACTGGACATTGGCACCGGCCCGGGATTTTTCCCCATTATTCTGGCAGGGGCAGGATATATGGTTACAGCCGTGGATTACACCCGTGAAATGCTGGAGAAGGCTATGGAAAATGCGGGAAGTCTGTGTGAAAAAATAAATTTTTACCGGATGGATGCTCAGAATCTGGAGTTTGAGGACAACACATTTGATGTGGTGATCTCCAGAAACCTGACCTGGAACTTGGAAAAGCCGGAACAGGCCTATAAAGAATGGCACCGGGTGCTGAAGCCGGGCGGAAAGCTTCTGAATTTTGACGCCAACTGGTACGGATATCTCTATGATGAGAAAAAGCGGGAGGCCTATGAACAGGATAGGAAAAATGTGGAGCAGTTAAGCCTGGATGACCATTACCTGTGCACAGATATTGACGCTATGGAGCAGATCGCCCTTCAGATGCCCCTCTCCGCCAGGATGCGTCCTGAATGGGATTGGGAGATATTGAAAAACACAGGATTTGCAAAGGTACGCACAGATACGGAAGTGTGGGACAGGGTATGGAGCAGGGAAGAAAAACTGAATTACGGATCAACACCTATGTTTATGATCAACGCGCAGAAAGGGGACAGCAAAGTCTATGTTTAA
- a CDS encoding ABC transporter ATP-binding protein — protein MGQPILAVEHLQVCYTGKPVLEDVSLTIEPGQILGIVGESGSGKSTLIKAAMGLLDSDGAVTGGRILYKDQDITALRGEELRRLRGPQMGMIFQNTGASLCPIRTIQDQLFEAVLQHEKISRQEIRERAMELFDKMKLADGDRILKSYPFELSGGMNQRVGIMMAMILQPSLLFGDEPTSALDVTVQAQVVREMMKMRELFGTTIVIVTHNIGVVEYMADKVAVMHRGRLVEYGDTKEVMHHPQKEYTRRLISAVLRIHRG, from the coding sequence ATGGGACAGCCGATTTTAGCGGTGGAACATCTGCAGGTGTGTTATACGGGAAAACCTGTTCTGGAAGATGTCAGCCTGACCATTGAGCCGGGGCAGATCCTTGGAATCGTAGGGGAGAGCGGCAGCGGAAAGAGCACTTTGATCAAAGCTGCCATGGGACTTTTGGACAGTGACGGAGCAGTGACCGGAGGCCGTATCCTGTATAAGGACCAGGATATCACAGCGCTTAGAGGGGAAGAACTGCGCAGACTGCGGGGGCCTCAGATGGGAATGATATTCCAGAATACAGGGGCATCCCTTTGTCCCATCCGCACGATACAGGACCAGCTTTTTGAAGCAGTTCTCCAACATGAGAAAATATCCAGACAGGAGATCAGGGAGCGGGCCATGGAATTGTTTGATAAAATGAAGCTGGCAGACGGGGACAGAATATTGAAAAGCTATCCCTTTGAACTGTCAGGCGGCATGAATCAGAGAGTGGGCATCATGATGGCCATGATCCTGCAGCCGTCCCTGCTCTTTGGTGACGAGCCTACCAGCGCTCTGGATGTGACGGTGCAGGCTCAGGTAGTGCGGGAAATGATGAAGATGAGGGAACTGTTCGGCACAACCATTGTTATTGTGACACACAATATTGGCGTGGTGGAATATATGGCGGACAAGGTGGCTGTCATGCACAGGGGCAGACTGGTGGAATATGGTGATACAAAAGAGGTGATGCACCATCCCCAAAAAGAATATACCCGCAGGCTGATCAGCGCTGTGCTGCGGATCCACAGAGGTTAG
- a CDS encoding zinc-dependent alcohol dehydrogenase: protein MKAIMYEGPRQLKVIEMPKLPMKEDQIRLKSLCSGVSHGTEMNVYRGLAPFFRKKQDPDTRLFLAAGEDETWEYPIRSFDPGVWYMGYASVGEVVETGKAVKGIKGGDIVACSAPHQEENVINAEDAVVLPKDIPPEKGILLTNLITAYNGIMDTHINLGDVVVISGLGVLGQLLVQMARMSGAHKVYGIDMIEKRRAAALENGCDRVFDPSEQDVALEIRRLTGNRGADKVIEASGNAKALNEAIRIAAPDTTVTALAWYQGAMADVNLSEEFHHNRIGIKQSQTGAVDPSFSNLWNYGRRVEACIEILRHLKTDNLMDRFPYEDIAHAYKVIDKDPGQVIQVMFTY from the coding sequence ATGAAAGCGATCATGTATGAGGGACCAAGACAGCTAAAGGTGATTGAAATGCCAAAGCTGCCTATGAAGGAGGATCAGATCAGATTAAAATCCTTATGCTCCGGCGTCAGCCATGGGACAGAGATGAATGTATACAGAGGGCTTGCCCCGTTTTTCAGGAAAAAGCAGGATCCGGATACCCGCCTGTTTTTAGCGGCAGGGGAGGATGAGACCTGGGAATATCCCATCAGAAGCTTTGACCCCGGTGTATGGTATATGGGATATGCCTCCGTTGGGGAGGTGGTCGAGACAGGAAAAGCGGTAAAGGGAATCAAAGGAGGAGACATTGTGGCTTGCAGTGCGCCCCACCAGGAGGAGAATGTGATCAACGCAGAGGATGCGGTTGTACTTCCAAAAGATATCCCGCCGGAAAAAGGCATCTTGCTCACCAACCTGATCACGGCGTATAATGGAATCATGGATACTCATATAAATCTGGGGGATGTTGTGGTGATCAGCGGTCTGGGCGTACTAGGGCAGCTCCTGGTACAGATGGCCCGTATGAGCGGTGCACACAAGGTGTATGGAATCGATATGATAGAAAAGAGAAGAGCGGCTGCTCTGGAGAACGGCTGTGACCGGGTCTTTGACCCATCGGAACAGGATGTGGCTCTGGAGATACGCAGGCTTACAGGTAACCGAGGGGCAGACAAGGTGATAGAAGCCTCCGGTAACGCAAAAGCCCTCAATGAGGCCATACGCATTGCGGCGCCGGATACCACAGTGACAGCACTGGCCTGGTACCAGGGAGCGATGGCGGATGTAAATCTGTCGGAGGAATTCCATCATAACAGGATAGGCATAAAGCAGTCACAGACAGGGGCTGTGGACCCTTCCTTTTCCAATCTGTGGAATTATGGGCGGAGAGTGGAGGCCTGTATAGAGATTTTGAGACATTTGAAAACAGATAATCTCATGGACAGATTTCCATATGAAGACATAGCCCATGCGTACAAGGTTATTGACAAAGATCCCGGACAAGTGATACAGGTTATGTTTACGTACTGA